In Aegilops tauschii subsp. strangulata cultivar AL8/78 chromosome 3, Aet v6.0, whole genome shotgun sequence, one genomic interval encodes:
- the LOC109738971 gene encoding uncharacterized protein — protein sequence MLGPPDGSILTKVAMEGEKQPQPAVADSSATVSKVLDDDNLLVEILLRVSFPNTLIRAALVCRRWLCHVSDKAFLGRFRKLHPPRLLGFYIDTGMGPCFTPMLPQPPELAVVIDRACFCPDTWQCRRAHVLDCRNGRVLTMLQDGPRFELGVHTALCTLTERGMTTFPPFPRYNRPEGRFCIWPCLISKEQGDDLSYFYVLIESSEETSKVTVRVYMLQHGIWCTHHTLATDQPSLPLWDPKLVLVDSKIYITVAPRNIMVLDLSVSSCSTICLPQGVEYGDRDAMLSRADDASSVYLIQVKELQLHIWLHKGNNWLLVDTIFMSEMVANLRMQDYTVEDEHIDVLRILQVGDNAEFVFFQMGRCILYLDIKGKTLRKVYEMKDKDWYSVYYIFPFKMVWPPIFPALKPNLQESPSEEQYHPAQ from the exons ATGCTAGGGCCTCCCGACGGGTCGATTTTGACCAAG GTCGCCATGGAAGGTGAGAAGCAGCCGCAACCGGCAGTGGCAGACTCCTCCGCCACCGTATCCAAGGTGCTCGACGATGACAACCTCCTCGTTGAGATCCTTCTCCGTGTTAGCTTCCCCAACACCCTCATCCGTGCCGCCCTGGTCTGCAGACGCTGGCTATGCCACGTCTCTGACAAGGCCTTCCTTGGCCGGTTCCGTAAACTGCACCCCCCTCGCCTGCTCGGCTTCTACATCGACACCGGGATGGGGCCCTGTTTCACGCCGATGCTGCCTCAGCCACCAGAGCTCGCTGTCGTCATCGACCGTGCATGCTTCTGCCCGGACACCTGGCAGTGCAGACGGGCTCACGTCCTCGACTGCCGGAATGGCCGCGTCTTAACTATGCTCCAAGACGGCCCTAGATTCGAACTTGGAGTGCATACCGCTCTGTGCACACTGACTGAGAGAGGCATGACGACCTTCCCACCATTTCCAAGGTATAACCGGCCGGAGGGCAGGTTCTGCATCTGGCCGTGTCTCATCTCCAAAGAACAAGGCGATGACTTGTCCTACTTTTATGTTCTGATCGAGTCTTCCGAGGAGACCAGTAAGGTTACGGTGCGAGTATATATGTTGCAACATGGTATCTGGTGCACACATCATACCTTGGCCACTGACCAGCCATCTCTTCCGCTATGGGACCCAAAACTTGTGCTGGTCGACAGTAAAATTTATATCACGGTCGCCCCGAGAAATATAATGGTCTTGGATTTGTCGGTCTCAAGTTGCTCTACTATTTGTCTCCCACAAGGGGTGGAGTATGGAGATAGAGACGCCATGTTGTCACGGGCAGATGATGCATCTAGTGTATATCTTATTCAAGTGAAGGAGCTTCAGCTTCACATCTGGCTCCACAAGGGGAACAACTGGCTGCTGGTGGACACCATCTTTATGAGTGAGATGGTTGCTAATTTGAGGATGCAAGATTACACTGTTGAGGATGAGCATATTGATGTTCTTCGGATACTGCAGGTTGGGGACAACGCCGAGTTTGTGTTCTTCCAGATGGGTCGATGCATACTGTATCTAGATATCAAGGGCAAGACATTGCGTAAAGTGTATGAGATGAAAGATAAGGATTGGTATTCGGTTTATTATATTTTTCCTTTTAAGATGGTTTGGCCTCCGATATTTCCTGCACTGAAGCCGAACCTTCAAG AATCGCCATCTGAAGAGCAATATCATCCAGCTCAGTGA
- the LOC109738970 gene encoding kihadalactone A synthase LFS isoform X1 → MESSTSRTSLNCISLVDPDIQRSVALLKQACLDSGFFYVLDHGISQEFMDEVFAESKKFFELPNSEKMKLLRNEKNRGYTPMLDEILDPENQVNGDYKEGYYIGVEVPADDPQSNRPFYGPNQWPSEEILPKWREVMEQYHREALRVAKSVARIIALALNLDEDFFDRPEMLGDSIATLRLLHYEGGQKTGQVSNPSKGVYGAGAHSDYGLITLLATDDVVGLQICKDRNAQPQVWEYVAPVKGGFIVNLGDMLERWSNSIFRSTLHRVVLDGQERYSIAFFVEPSHDCVVECLPTCKSETNPPKFPPITCSAYLSQRYKDTHADLSTYSDGKA, encoded by the exons ATGGAGAGCTCGACCTCGAGGACGAGCCTGAATTGCATCAGCCTGGTGGACCCCGACATCCAGAGATCGGTCGCGCTCCTCAAGCAG GCATGCTTGGATTCAGGCTTCTTCTATGTGCTGGATCATGGGATAAGCCAGGAATTCATGGACGAGGTTTTCGCCGAAAGCAAGAAGTTCTTTGAACTTCCGAACAGTGAGAAAATGAAGCTTCTCCGAAATGAGAAGAATCGAGGGTATACACCTATGCTAGATGAGATTCTTGATCCAGAAAACCAAGTGAATG GTGACTACAAGGAAGGGTATTATATTGGTGTTGAGGTACCTGCAGATGACCCACAGTCAAATAGGCCATTTTATGGTCCAAACCAGTGGCCTTCCGAAG AAATATTGCCCAAATGGAGGGAGGTGATGGAGCAATATCACAGGGAAGCATT GAGAGTGGCCAAATCAGTTGCAAGGATCATTGCTCTTGCTTTGAACCTAGACGAGGACTTCTTTGATAGACCTGAAATGCTTGGCGATTCGATAGCCACATTAAGGCTCTTGCACTATGAAGGTGGACAAAAAACAG GTCAAGTGTCAAATCCTTCTAAGGGAGTTTATGGAGCTGGTGCACATTCGGATTATGGCCTGATCACTCTCTTAGCAACTGATGACGTAGTTGGTCTCCAA ATTTGCAAGGACAGGAATGCTCAGCCTCAAGTATGGGAATATGTAGCTCCTGTGAAAGG CGGCTTTATTGTCAATCTTGGTGATATGCTCGAACGCTGGAGTAACTCCATTTTCAG GTCAACTTTACATCGAGTGGTCCTTGATGGGCAGGAGCGTTACTCC ATTGCCTTTTTCGTGGAACCAAGCCATGACTGTGTAGTCGAGTGCCTGCCAACCTGCAAATCCGAGACGAATCCGCCAAA GTTCCCCCCAATCACTTGCTCGGCGTACCTATCCCAGCGCTACAAGGACACGCACGCAGATCTGAGCACTTACAGCGACGGCAAAGCCTGA
- the LOC109738970 gene encoding kihadalactone A synthase LFS isoform X2 codes for MESSTSRTSLNCISLVDPDIQRSVALLKQACLDSGFFYVLDHGISQEFMDEVFAESKKFFELPNSEKMKLLRNEKNRGYTPMLDEILDPENQVNGDYKEGYYIGVEVPADDPQSNRPFYGPNQWPSEEILPKWREVMEQYHREALRVAKSVARIIALALNLDEDFFDRPEMLGDSIATLRLLHYEGQVSNPSKGVYGAGAHSDYGLITLLATDDVVGLQICKDRNAQPQVWEYVAPVKGGFIVNLGDMLERWSNSIFRSTLHRVVLDGQERYSIAFFVEPSHDCVVECLPTCKSETNPPKFPPITCSAYLSQRYKDTHADLSTYSDGKA; via the exons ATGGAGAGCTCGACCTCGAGGACGAGCCTGAATTGCATCAGCCTGGTGGACCCCGACATCCAGAGATCGGTCGCGCTCCTCAAGCAG GCATGCTTGGATTCAGGCTTCTTCTATGTGCTGGATCATGGGATAAGCCAGGAATTCATGGACGAGGTTTTCGCCGAAAGCAAGAAGTTCTTTGAACTTCCGAACAGTGAGAAAATGAAGCTTCTCCGAAATGAGAAGAATCGAGGGTATACACCTATGCTAGATGAGATTCTTGATCCAGAAAACCAAGTGAATG GTGACTACAAGGAAGGGTATTATATTGGTGTTGAGGTACCTGCAGATGACCCACAGTCAAATAGGCCATTTTATGGTCCAAACCAGTGGCCTTCCGAAG AAATATTGCCCAAATGGAGGGAGGTGATGGAGCAATATCACAGGGAAGCATT GAGAGTGGCCAAATCAGTTGCAAGGATCATTGCTCTTGCTTTGAACCTAGACGAGGACTTCTTTGATAGACCTGAAATGCTTGGCGATTCGATAGCCACATTAAGGCTCTTGCACTATGAAG GTCAAGTGTCAAATCCTTCTAAGGGAGTTTATGGAGCTGGTGCACATTCGGATTATGGCCTGATCACTCTCTTAGCAACTGATGACGTAGTTGGTCTCCAA ATTTGCAAGGACAGGAATGCTCAGCCTCAAGTATGGGAATATGTAGCTCCTGTGAAAGG CGGCTTTATTGTCAATCTTGGTGATATGCTCGAACGCTGGAGTAACTCCATTTTCAG GTCAACTTTACATCGAGTGGTCCTTGATGGGCAGGAGCGTTACTCC ATTGCCTTTTTCGTGGAACCAAGCCATGACTGTGTAGTCGAGTGCCTGCCAACCTGCAAATCCGAGACGAATCCGCCAAA GTTCCCCCCAATCACTTGCTCGGCGTACCTATCCCAGCGCTACAAGGACACGCACGCAGATCTGAGCACTTACAGCGACGGCAAAGCCTGA